In the genome of Stomoxys calcitrans chromosome 4, idStoCalc2.1, whole genome shotgun sequence, the window GTTGGTAGCAAGTtgcgtaaatttttttttattattttttctgagtgtagatTTCAAGAAAAATCCACAaactgtcttttttttttgcaccaaaTGCAGGTTAGCTAATCTCCTTTGATACTCACAATCTCATTGCCATTAATGTTTACTGCTGTTACCATTTGTCAAAGGGGCCAATTGAATTGTGCCCACTTGAGTAGTGTATATGTTCCTTATCCcattatttttttggttttttgttattttttttttttttcatttccattttccTGCACTAGAAGACAAGATTCCATTAAACAATTGATTTGAGAGAGCCAAATACACAAGGCAACCTAATGAGTACTGCAAAATTGATCATATCATAGATATGACAATGAATCTCCATTTAAtacttatatatttatttattaaaataaacaaacaaacaaccaacaaagaaaacgaatatttgttaaaaaaaaaaaacattttatctatGCATATACATGTGTAAATAGACCTTAATAGTTTATAAGAACTTAAATTTGTTgtcatacatttttttctatacaTTAGTAATAAGGAGTTATAGagagaaaaacagaaaaaaagagaaagagaCGCTTGTACTCcgaaacaaaatttattaaatgttataatattttttgGAAATGTTAATTATATACAAATCACCCACccctcaaacacacacacacacacccacacacacaatttgtgcaaatgtaAGAAAtcttttgtaaagaaaaaataaaccaaaaccaATTATAcattaaatcaataaatttattgaaaacaaacaacttttctttttttatttcaaaatgcaaatttgccatgaactggtgcaaacttctcccaaatcaatgagtgctgtccgcttcaattttaagctcaatgataaggaacctcctttttatagccgagtccgaacggcgtgccgcagagcgacacctctttggggagaagtttaaacatggcaaagcacctcacaaatttcgccagcattaggagggggaaactaccgctgaaattatttctgatgttccaggattcgaacctagacgttcagcgtcatgcttagctctgcgctacggtggcctcaatttttatttcacTGAACGAAATTCACAACTCAATAATTGACAGGCAGTTTAActaaacgtaaaataaaatcgccataatattgggttgcccaaaagtaattgcggattatttaaaagaaagtaaatgcatttttaataaaacttagaatgaactttaatcaaatatacttttacacttttttctaaagcaagctaaaagtaacagctgataactgacagaagaaagaatgcaataacagagtcacaagctgtgaaaaaagttgtcaacgccgactatatgaaaaatccgcaattactatttaggcaacccaatattttcaattaaaagtttaattgaatataaaatcgttattagttaaaaaattaattaattcaataatttgttaattgagtatgaattttttcatttacaGCCGTGAttaaatttttgccattttcaattaaaaaattaattgattcaattaatttcttaattgaatttgaaaaatttttttaatcgcaattgtgattgaaaattttggtaattttcaaataaaaaattaattgattcaattattatacccaccaccgcagcaTGGAAGGaagtatattcgttttgtcattccgtttgcaacacatcgaaatatccatttccgaccctataagatatatatatagtcttgatcagcgtaaaaatctaagatgatctagacatgtccgtctgtctgtctgttgaaatcacgctacagtcttcaaaaaaaaaagatattgatctgaaactttgcacagattcttttttttttttttgttcataaagtaagtttaaaaaacaacaacaacaaatccaaaaaggaaatatagtagaaaccaaaagaaaaatgtGCTAAATTGTATGTCGAGTCAAGTATAAAAGTAGTTTAAAAagtaagttaagttcgaaggttaagttcgaaggttaagttcgaaggttaagttcgaagatgggctatatagcccccatatattgggttgcccaaaaagtaattgcggatttttcatatagtcggcgttgacaaattttttcacagcttgtgactctgtaattgcattctttcttctgtcaattatcagctgttacttttagcttgctttagaaaaaaagtgtaaaaaaagtatatttgattaaagttcattctaagttttattaaaaatgcatttactttcttttaaaaaatccgcaattactttttgggcaacccaatacgtcgatccgccgatttagggtcttaggccaataaaaaccacatttattatccgattttgctgaaatttgggacagtgagttgtgttaggccctccaaaatctgtctttaatttggcacaaatcggatcagatttggatatagctgcgatatagaccgatcctccgatttagggtcttaggcccataaaagccacatttgttatccgattttgctgaaatttgggacagtgagttgtgttaggcccctcgacatctttcttcaatttggcatagatcggtccagatttaggtatagctgcgatatagaccgatcctccgatttagggtcttaggccaataaaaaccacatttattatccgatttagctaaaatttgggactgtgagttgtcttaggcccctcgacatctttcttcaatttggcatagatcggtccagatttagatatagctgccatataaaccgatcctccgatttagggtcttaggccaataaaaaccacatttattatccgatttagctaaaatttgggacagtgagttgtgttaggcccttcgacatacttctgcaatatggcacagatcggtcctgatatagaccgatcttccggttttaggttttggggccataaaaggcgcatttattgtccgatgtcgccgaaatttgggacagtgagttaagttaagcccttgacatacttctgaattatggcacagatcggatcagatttggctatagctgccatatagaccggtcctccgatttagggtcttaggcccataaaagccacatttattgttcgatgtccccgaaatttgggacagtgagttgtgttaggcccttcgacatacttctgcaatatggcacagatcggttctgatatagaccgatctcccggttttaggttttggggccataaaatacgcatttattgtccgatgtcgccgaaatttgggacagtgagtgagaTTTTGAAACAGGATAAACAGTCAAATCGGCTCCCGTGTCCACCAAAAACCTGATTTTCGATTTTATGTCTCGAACAAACAGGCGACAAATCTCTTGGCTGCAACCGTCTGTCACCAATGACGGTGCGCCATTTAGTTTTCCGAAGCGTTGTAATTGCACGGAGACACACACTTTTTCGCTTTGTCCCCGAACTTAAAATGGTACCAGCAAAGCGATTTGTCTCTCTTCGATGATTTGGATCGACTTCGTTTTCCAGTCTTTGATTTGCTGCGGCTTCTTGATTTTCCAAATGAATCCATCTTTGCACAGAGATTCTCTAGCTTTCTCTCTATATCCTCAAGACGGCTGTTGGAAGGAGTAACCGCACACACTTCTGAATCGGCGCAATCGGAAATTTTGTCGGCCATTGTGGCAAGCTTATCCAAGTTGTCATCGCTGACGGAAAGAATTGCTTTCATCTGACTGGGAAGACGCTGTATCCAAAGTTGCTTTAAAATCTCGTCCGATACCTTACCTTGAGCCAAACTTCGCATCCCGCTCAATAATTCGGATGGCTTCTTGTCTCCAAGTTCGATTGTTGTCAGGAGTTTTTTCAAACGTTTTTCTTCGGAATCGGAAAAACAGCTCACCAATTTGTCCTTTAATGTTCCATACATATTCACAGCTGGGGGATTGATTACGATGTCATGAACCTTTTCAAGGATGCTGCTCTCAATTGATGCGACAATCGTATGGAATTTCGTGGAATCTTGCGTTACGCCTGCCATTAAAAATTGCGATTCCATTTGTTTAAACCAGAGCAAGGGATCCGCATGCCAAAATGGTGGGGCTTTAATCGCTACGCGAGAAATTtccattgatgttgaagaactgCCTTCTGACGTCGACATATTCCTTAATGCGTTTTTGGGCACAAAAAGTTGATATACGTATTCAAACAGTTGTCGGGGGTCACCAAATTTGTGGCGGCTAGCAGAGAAACCCTCAAAAATAGAACGCaccacaattattttttataaaaaggaactattttaatgtttattttacgaagttTAAAAGAtgactgaaaaaatttcaaatgtgatGTCACATATATAAGACAAAAAATCAAGGCCTCCTTGGTTACAATaagcaaaagaaaataacaaaattaacatgaacagaacagaataaaaagaaaacaattaaaggtaaaaaaatacttaaaaataaaatgtacaatTTCATGTATTGGAGTTTAAAGTAAATTATGCAACAGGCAATGCCAACTATGTTAAGAAATACTTTGGTAATTGAGGTGTCACCacagaccgatccctcgatttaaggtcttgggcccataaaaggcgcatttattgtccgatgtcgccgaaatttgggacagtgagttaagataagccccttgacatacttctgcaatatggtacagatcggtccgggtttggatatagctgccatatagaccgatctctcgatttaatgttttggggccataaaaagcgcatatattgtccgatgttgccgaaacttggtacagagagttaagttaagcccctccatatatttctacaatttggtctagatcgatcaagatttgcatatagctgccatatagaccgatatctcgatttaaagtcttgcccccaaaaaggcgcatttataatccgatttaaatttgacacattgacttatgttaggcttttcgacattcatgttgtttatggttcagatcggtttatttttagatatattgtagctactaaaaagaccaatattttgttaaacacaattgaacagtggcttgtacttattagtatttggtccaaatcggatcatatttcgatataactgctggggaatatatatatacccgaggtggtgggtatccaaagttcggcccggccgaacttgacgcctttttacttgttttcgaatattaaacaatttttaaagatgggcgatgggtaaatatccaaaaagtaaatacccgggtatttacccatttatatccaaaagctgagtatttataattttgcagatatcttgggtataaaaacatttttcaaaaaatttagattttcgtattctttgtatgcaaatctgaccttctgatctcataaaattgaaatttagttACATATAGTCGCTATATAGACCGGATATCTCCAggcttaaagtcttgaggcaataaattggtaatttttcttccgatttagataaaatttggtacaatgagttcgggtagacccctaccaatttctgtgaagtgtggttcagatcggactatatttggatataactgcctatagaccgacctcccgatacagggtattaaggccataaaagatccatttattaccagaattcgatgaaatttggcacagtgtgttctggtatacccctacccattcaaagtcaaatgtggtccagatcggaccatatttagatatagctgctattaaaGCCGATCACTCGATATAGTGtaacatttttcatcctatttcgataaaatttgggacatcaagttctggtacccctctaagcctttttgtttaatattgtccagatcggaaaatatttgcatatagctgccatatagaccgatctcccgtattttcaaatatggtgcttaagtaaattcaattaaaggctATTTTGTTCCCAAAAATATAGAGGGAAGCAGATTTCCGGTTCTACGTGCCGGATTAACccaatgaagtccttcatcggccaaGGGCTCTCGCCTCAGTGCCCAACATACTactacacaacaacaacaacaaatctataaGGCAACCCTACCTGACATCGGAAATTTTTTGGAGAACCCCCCACGGGGAAACTTGATCCAAATGATTTGAAGAGTggattatgataaaattttgatatatttttttaacgaaatttcaCTTTCTTCTGGTGATTGATTTATTAGCGAGTGATTTATTTTACGGCTGGGCAATGCTCTATGCCATAAATGGCCAAATTTTTCTATTAGATTATTTCAACTTCATTAGACTGGTCGCCACCAAGTCCAGATCTAGAAATTTGACTGGTCGAATTCAAGCGAAAACGCTGTAATTTGGTGACAAGCGCTTAAGATAGTGGAATGGCGAAAATTGAAGTTTTACGATAAAATATCGCaaattattttaacaaaacaatAGAAAAATTCCGCTCCAAACGATCACCAAGATTCACGCCCACTTTTCTAAGCTCTATTTTCTATTAATTTGATCATAACCCAACATTTtgatattaggttaggttaggttgaaaagagggtgcagatatgaatccgccccatgccactatgaacgtacacctaagccagtaatcggcttattgtgtctccacctaagtgccgatatatgttagacgcgaaagccgggcaatgacaaaaggaaatgctccaacgtctcatcatcttcaccgcatgccctacacatgctatcacttgccgcaccgattttacataagtgagctcacagtcctacgtgtcccgttatgataccaatagctatactgacctctttcttgcttcctttcagtaatagcctcgtctactcacgatctggataccccccataggattttcgccgtcctaccgaccgttgcgctgttccacaatgttgcatgcgcattcgtcgcccactcccttaactcggactgcgtcgacccgaaaggctttgggttaaccaagtttatggacGGGAGTACTGTGGCCTTcatcgctaaatcgtctgccctttcatttccccttactccgttatggcccggcacccaaacggtgcggattttgccatcctcagagaaggcgtgtTAGCAtccttcttgcactgcaagactgttcgtgaccttactgtcttggctgttattgcccttatggcaattttactgttggtaaagatgttcacactcgacgtcctcgcgttagcaccacaccacttcacacattccgtgatcgcccggatctccacctgcaggaccgtattatggtcaggcagtctaaaacagatctcagtccctgggttttcaatgtaaacccccaggcccactctgtcctctagctttgatccatccgtgtaacatgatcttccagatggcaatactagggttccgtcaatccaagactgtgccgatggcagcagtacgtcgcactcgacttcaaggttcatatcaggtatccgatcggaaaactccCCCTtacttccaagtttcctatcgtagcctcgattataccgcaatggtatgagctgctcccatcctcaatccattctcccatcgtcttaagtctaatagccacagtggctgcctcacacttaatctgtatgtcaatgggtcggatatatagaatagtctccagtgccctagtggcgtGGTCCGCATCGCCCCGtgtatgccaagacaacatgttctctgaacctgttgtatggtccttatgttgcactttttctccatagcagtccaccaaactactgaggcgtaaataagtattggtctaatcacgctcctgtagagccagtggactatcccaggattcaggccccatttcgagcctacggcccgtctacatagtgcccaacaggATGTAGTGGGTGGGAAACacattagccggaagttgaTTCAACATACGAacggtgtgagttcctggaatgtctagtatccctgacatgcatccttacatcaggaataagaagacgaatatcagacgaacacaacCCATGAAAGTACAGATAGAACAGCGTCAAACAACCTACATTGCGAAGATGTTCGAGGGAGGTaaaagagttggataccccactgtccccagcaacgccatcgctctcctctgtacaagGTCCAGTAGCTCCAAGAATGATTTTGAAACTCCAGCCCATATATGTGAGttttactccattttcggccttatgaaagtgatgtaaatgtcaagaagatcagacggagtgaagtactTCTTACACcttttaaggaagcctaaacactcgaatgcttctttcgacactgcgaatacatgtttagcccaacggacatcactttgtattttcacgcccagaacatcaagagcttctgattgctcaacatctacaccgttgatagacaaagatgatcgtaatgggtcagcgaatagtttgtgtgacaaccagcagcactgagtcttccgtgcattaaaatctactcgattcattcgaccccactcagaaatggccagcaaatcctggcagagtgtatcgtccataacccgcctcttgtcctcaatctcttgaAGACTTGGCCtttggtcgaatgagtacgaatgacggAGATtattgtcatccgcaaatgagtagatcggattcgatgtctgacccaactgatcgttgatgaaaattagaaaaagagaaggagaaagaacagagccctggggtacacctgcgctcaatttgtgctcattggatgagaacccatctataacgactcgaataggaGGCATcttatcggactgcactcattgatatgtgagatgtttgcccctgttccttagtgcatgggcaaaatttgttgtttgttgttaatAGACAATAAAAGAAGCCTTTGTCGACCGTCATAGAAATCTTGGAATTTCTGTACACACTTCTACATACAGGGATTGTGGACAGCTTTATGCCATGAGTGTTGGCTtttaatattttccattttaatGGGTTGGTTTCATTCCGTTCATGGATTCGCTCCATGAACTTAAATCTCTTACACTAGTTATTCTAGACCAAGACAGCCGGTTCTATGCACTGGATTGATCCGGTAGAGTACCTACGCCCCGAGGCTGCTGTGTCAGTGTACGTGTTTTgtccgtcgtcgccttcggcgccCACGTTGTCGGGCTGTGAGGCCCCTCACACTTCTCCCGTGCGGCGATATACGCAACGGCAACACCCTAACCCAATTATGCCGAGACAATGCCGCAAAGCGTATCTTTCTTTCGATTGAATTGAAATGGTCTGCGGGGCAAGATCGACgaaattgtagattttatgagtcgggaagatcatattggttgcagcgatccagaagacaaagctgaccaacaccaacatcttgcacagttgtcacggttacaatgtgctacgtaaggaccGCTTAAGAAGTGGAGGTGGAGTATTAGCCTTCGTGAGACACCATtatgtgccatatagacccatcccgtCTGCACCTGACTCTAGTGACCCCTTCATGGAATGTATggaaatatcagtcaaatccggtactgccgagatagaccTATACAACGTGCACATACCGCCGGATGGTAATTGTGTCCAAATAATGGGCAAGTTTACACTCCCGACATTAGTGGCCTACTGTTTGGCCATAATCGCCTGGTTCTAGGGAACTTTAATGCACATCAAACTTTATGGCATTCTCACCTAGGTAACGaacagcggggcatagctttggtaaagcagattgaaggctccacgttttgcacggtgaatgaggatgctctCACTAAGATTACTAGGATGTGCAGCAGCTCACCAGACATTTTCATTGCTTCCCCTGAATGACGCATcatggcaagccgtcatttctttgggatcagatcacctccccataattcttaccatcgaccgaccacctgaTTCGAAGTAGGCggattgggtcggcttcagagaatACACCAATAGCCGCTTCAGCAAACTGACATCCCCCAAAAAATGTTCTAGTTGCCGAGGGGAAATTCTGAGACTTCATTAAGGCAGCCGCcgttcgctttataccagctggTGCGGCCCAAGCGTGAAgtatcccctattccttaatggaatgttcatggaaaattgttTACTTAGTTAGTCAACGAAAATAAGAGGGATATGTGTGTGcaacacttgaagcaatgtaactaAGGTACCGGTTTAGACAAACTGACATCCCCCTAAAATTGTTCTAGTTGACGAGGGTAAATTCTGAGACattattaacgcagcagccgatcgctttataccagctggTCAAATACCCTAAGTGCGGCTCAAGCGTCAACTATCCCATATTCCTTATGTGTGTGcaacacttgaagcaatgtaactaaggtaccggtttaggcaaactgttactctactgttaagtcaatcTCGAGCACCGAAAGAAGGGCTGGCAGGACTTTACTGTGAGTGACCCGAAGAGATGCGTTGTTCAACCGCTAATTTATTGTGTATGCCAAGAGTGCCAGGGCTAGCAGCAGAGCCATTCCTCGTATCCGTGTTCACCGAGACGTTGGACAGCCACCACAATTTACCATGgaagtcaatcccatggcagccggttgtacgcaccggattgacccgatggaatcctcatcggcaagggctgccgcctcagtgtacgtgttcgtctttttacgtcatgggagaggcacatcgcGGAGTGcctctccgcacgcttctggtccgtgccgggattgaaaagaaccc includes:
- the LOC131996910 gene encoding uncharacterized protein LOC131996910, translated to MSTSEGSSSTSMEISRVAIKAPPFWHADPLLWFKQMESQFLMAGVTQDSTKFHTIVASIESSILEKVHDIVINPPAVNMYGTLKDKLVSCFSDSEEKRLKKLLTTIELGDKKPSELLSGMRSLAQGKVSDEILKQLWIQRLPSQMKAILSVSDDNLDKLATMADKISDCADSEVCAVTPSNSRLEDIERKLENLCAKMDSFGKSRSRSKSKTGKRSRSKSSKRDKSLCWYHFKFGDKAKKCVSPCNYNASEN